The Halichoerus grypus chromosome 3, mHalGry1.hap1.1, whole genome shotgun sequence genome segment GAATGAGAGAGAcaagaatgaatgagaaaggCAACCATCGAAACAGGCAGGATATCTCAGGGTGGTCATAGGCAGGGGATGGAGAAGCTAAATGCAAAAGCCTTAGTTCAGAGGCATGGGCGAGCTGATGAAAAAGCAATGGAGACTCCAGTGCTTTCCCAGAGGAGAACAGTGGTGGAACTTGGGGCAGTGAGCAAGCCGAAGGGCTTCATCATCGGTGATCCCTTCTGTGGGCTCCTCTGAGAGCCACCAGGCTGCTGGGGACAGGGCCACCGACCCCAGCCACACATGTGTGTGCAACAAGGATCCCCGCAAGCTCATGATGCCTTAAAACAGAACACCTGCCGCCCGGCCCATCGCAGATGCAGTCGATCACCACGGTGGCCCCAGTTCTCGGCTCCCTTGGCGAGGCACGTCAGCCTCAGCTTCACTCTTGAGTCGTGGGTCCCCAGGAGTTCCGGACTGGGTTGCGAAAAGTAAAACTAGACCTCAAAAGTTGTCAGGTTAGGGAACAGCGGTGACCTCAAGATCCAGTTCCTGATTGtgtgtttctttctccctcctcctttagACTGCGGTGTGTGTGGGCGTCTCCTCGGCTGGCAGCCCCGCCCTGCCCGGCGCTCGATGTCCAAGGTTTTGACTGTGTGGGTTTGTGTCTTTCCGGCAGGTGTCTCCTCTGTGACTTCCCTGATGTCCCTGGCTTGGGTGCTAGCCTCCTATCACAAGCTGCTGCGGGACTCCAGGGACGACAAGAAGAGTATGAGCTACAGAGGGGCCGTCATCCAAATCTTCTGGCGCCTCTTCACCATCTCATCCAGAGTTATCTCTTTTGCCCTCTTTGCTTCCATATTCCAGCTCTACTTCGGGATCTTCGTGGTGGTTCACTGGTGTGCCATGGCCTTCTGGATCATCCATGGCGGAACAGACTTCTGCATGTCCAAGTGGGAGGAGATCCTCTTCAACATGGTGGTAGGGATTGTGTACATTTTCTGCTGGTTTAACGTCAAGGAAGGGCGGACTCGATATCGAATGTTTGCATATTATACGATAGTCTTGACCGAGAATGCTACCTTGACGCTCCTTTGGTATTTTTACAGAGACCCGGAGACCACTGACTCCTACGCGGTGCCAGCACTGTGTTGTGTCTTTATTAGCTTTGTGGCTGGGATCGCAATGATGCTCTTATATTACGGTGTGCTGCATCCCATGGGGCCGCGAGTTAAGATTTTGGCCAGCTCCTGTTGTGCCGAGCTGCTCTGGGGCATCCCTTTGCCCCCTGATGTTGAGCCCATGGCGCCTCAGACCCCTGGGTACCGGGGGACCCAGGTCACGCCTACCAGAGCCGTAACGGAACAACAGGAGGATCTCACGGCTGACACTTGCTTGCCCGTTTTCCAAGTGAGACCCATGGGGCCCTCTATCCCGCCGGGGCGTCCTTACTACCCAGAAGGGCCCCTCATTAAGATTGACATGCCAAGAAAGAGATATCCAGCTTGGGATGCTCATTTTGTAGACAGGAGGTTGAGAAGGACTATTAACATTCTACAGTATGTCACCCCCACCGCAGTAGGCATTCGGTATCGAGACGGACCGCTCCTTTATGAGTTGCTACAGTATGAGTCTTCACTCTAAGAGCATCTTGACCCAAGTTGAGAAGGGGACCTTAAGTTTGGTTTGCAGTAAACACCGCTCACAAGAAATAtaaccctcccttcccccaatacacaaaaccaccaccaccatcaccaccaccaatgctacaaaaaaaaaaaagaaaagaataagtcACAACCCCTTCAGATAAGCTTTCTTTCCAGTCGCTGTATGTATACAAAGATATTCTCTATGTTttgtaagtaaaaacaaaaagaaaacttttcttttgttttttacacaTAAGAAACAGtattgaaaaaaatcccacaCTATGGTTCATAGGGTGGAGAAGGAGGAGTTGTCTccactccaaaagaaaaaaaaaaaaaagttttataccTTACACCAAGTGTAGATCATTTACAGGATTGGTGCTgattgaaagaacaaaacaaaacaaaacaaaacaaacacaaacaaacaaacaaacaaaaccttcaaCTGCCTTATGCCCTTAGGTGCTGAGTTTCATTAAGTACTGTCATGTTTCCTCATGCAAAACTCTCTGGTGACTTTTGCTCCAGgagaggaaaaattaaacaatCAAATGAAACAAATCTAGAAACAAAAcgaaaaccaaccaacaaaaaaaccacaaagcaatCATTCTTCCTATCCGATTATTTGTattgaacaaaacaaatttaccaaaagcaaaggcataGAAAACCCTCCTCTTTttggtttctctccctgtcccctgtccTTGCCCCTAACTTATCAGCGCCTTCTAGGAGCCAAAAGGCTGGCTGTTTGAAACTCAGATGGCTGGAAAAGGTACTTGAAGGCTGACTATGTGCCATTTTAGCATTCACTTCTAAGAATCGCATTTGTTTCCTGGGGTAAAGcaaaacaggacaaaacaaaaagccaccCCAATAATTCTATAAGAACAGGAAATTCTAAAGCAAATTAAAGGAGATTTCCATTTATGTAATCAAAGAACATCAGTAATAATAAAACTCAGCATAGTAGCAAAAAGAATGACATCAATTTAAAGGCACAATACTTAAATCAGTGACCGGCAAAAATGATTCGTTTTGTCATTTTAAGGCCGTGAAAGGTATACATTTATCACGTGTGATATTGTGTAAGGcctcttttgtttccatttggtGGGAAGCCTTAAATTGATCTGGAaagaattcttcattttttatttgtgctttttaaaaatattaacaaaagaggaaaattagaatataaaaaaagtcaaattgtAATAACTGACCCATTTCAAAGACTGTTTGGTGCTTCTGTCTTTCACCATTGTGGTTGGCTGAAAGTCATTCAGCTCACTCGGTGCATCTGGGTTGAGTGggaaattttgtgtgtgtggtgagtgtgtgtgtgcgtgtgcgtgtgcgtgtgtgtgtgcgtgcccatAGCAcacgtatatatgtgtgtatgtgtctgctGCAAGGTCTTGCCAGAAATGTAGAAAACGGATATAAGACAGACTCTGGGTATGGCTGAGGTGGAGTATAAGGGTGCTGGGGAGcgggcagcagggaggaggggatggtGCTTGAATATCAGCCCCCGTCTGGATGGCGAGACCCCTACCAGCAGCATACTCTGGCTCTTCGAGGCCACGTTATTTGGGTGAAGATttgattcaattatttattttcacattgtACCAAGTCGAATTTCTGGAGGTGTTGCAAGTATGttcaaccatttttaaatgttatttttcaaagtattacTCCTGTAAGGAATATTCTGTTCTAGGGCTTCTTTTCAATCCCATTGTATCTCTActtgggcacacacacacacaaaaaaaaaaaaaaaaggaaaagaaaaaaaatcacaaaaagaaaaaaaatctccacaaaaagatatatatatatatatatatataagtgtgtgtgtgtatgtatatgtatatatacacacacacacacaatatttttcagtaaatactgTTTGTCTTTGTTGTGTGGAGCTgcgattttttttaaattccagatatAACTGTTTAGGGTGCAAGACCTCATATTGAACTATTCTCAAGAGAAGTTCAAaaactgaggattttttttttatgtttgtgggttttttttaaaattattattcaaagaGGCTTCTCTTTCCCATCCCCCCTTATTGTTTAtctaaatctgtttaaaaaaaagaaaagaaaagaaaaaagaaaaaaaagaacaagttttcaatttcatttcagttGTAAACTggatgctcctttttttttttttgttcagatTCCTTTGATTTCCTTTATTATAACTGAACTTTGCAGTGCCGTCCTGTCCCCCTCCCTGACTCGATTGTCCCCTCAGGTCCTCCCTggtggaaaggaggaagggaggagaggtgcagaAAGCCTGTGGCCCTCGTGCCCATCCATGTAGGAAGCATGATGCACAGAGCACACCTTGGCCTTGGCAAAGACCAGCCATGCGGGACTGTCTCCGCCCAGCCCGGGACAGGCCCATGGGCCACTCAACGGTAAATTGGGAATTCCGATCCGGTCAGCGgtgcttttcctttttattctgctTCCCTACCGAGGGCTTAGCTTGCTGCTTACTCTGCTGAGGCTGGAGGCGGTGAGGCCATTTGAGAAGGGCCATCCCATCCTGGCTTGCTGGGGTCCCAACTCTTGTCTGCCTCAGCTCTGGGGCTCGGTGTGCCTGGAGCCCTCTAGACGTCCATCACCGGAGCAATCCTCGACACTGAACCCCATGCGTCCCTTTGGGACCTCTGCCACTTTCGCTTGTTTGCCTGTCCTtggatttatttcctttctctttctgtttcattgTGACACAGCCACAGGGTTTAACTGGCCGCTCGTGTTCTACTACTCCACATTCAGCATGTGCGTGTACgcgtgtgtgttcgtgtgtgtgtttatgtttacACGCAACTGAGAAAATCGCCGAAGTTCATGGACGTGGAGCGCCAAAAGTTGGGGTGACAACTTCCAACTCAGGGAGGGCCCTCTGGGGCCTTAGCCACTGGGAACAAATGAGAAGATCACAGGACATTTCAGAAATCCTTTCTTTCAACCTCTGCTGGACTGGGCTCAGCAAGACACAGGCAGGAGGGCACACTGATCCCGTGAAACGTTACTCCTCACCCCTCCATCACGCCTGTTACTTTCCTgaggataaaaaatgaaaatatgcattATGAGCAGCAACAGGGAAATCTGGTTTTGCATAGGGACAGAAGAAGGAGGACAAGtctggaaagaaggagaaaacatgggagggaggcagggacacATAAAGAAAATGACCAGACTTTTCATCTGCCTCCTTGGTACCATCAGCCTATAGCAGGTCCTTGTGTTTCCAATCATCCGGAGACCCTCTGTCCACTAGTCCCAAGCAGCCGCTCCCCTGTGGTCTTCTCTCCCCCTCCGGTGTGCTTTCCCCCACCTCGCACAGCGGCTGGTGTTTTCCACCCACTCCCCTGGAAGGTCTTTCTCCTTACCTGGAAGACTCTGGTTCTGAAAGCCCAGACCTTCCAGGCTGCTCTGCACCAAGGTCACTCTTTGAACTCAGTGAACAGCGGTGGCCTCATCCCACACTGAGCATCTGCTTTGTGTCTGCCATTTGCTTGAGCGCCCGGCAAACCCCTTATGGACAATGAGGCGCCGGGTCAGGCTGCCCCAtctgccctccaccccatccccagggGGGATGATGCCTGATGAAAACTAATTAACTCTCAATATTTAGTTCTGGTAGGAGATGAGAGCGTTGTACCAGGAGCtgtagaataaaatagaaagctaGTCCCTTTTCTTTACTTATTGCCACCCGCCCCCTTTCATATATGCCCACAACCCTCCACAGAGACTTTGGCTCTTCTTTTCATTCTCAGATATGTGGTACTATCTCTAAAATCTGGTTGATTTTGTTAACATCATTTCTGTAGGTCCTGTTTCTCTGTTGCTCAGTGGGTGtggctcctctctgggcctctgcatgAAAGGAAACCTCATTCTGCTCAGATACCATCGAGGCGACATCCCCTGAGCTGGTTGTCACAAGCCCAGGACATCCCAAATGGGAATATCATGTCTCTCAAGGCCATGATGAAGGGAGCTAAGGAAGGTTTAAATTCATCAAATGAGCCCCCACTGGCCTCACTCACCCTCAGAATTTCTCTTATCTCAAACACACTTCTCTACTCTTGTCTCTAGAAGGTTCACCTTGCCCTGCAAGGTCAGACTTGTCCAAACAAGTTGGGAACCAGGGGCGCTATGGAGACCAGGCCCCATTGCTCTTGATGGCACATGCTACCAACATGTCCCTTTCCAGTGGAGGAAGAACAATACTTCCTTATGGTCCCAGGCGCTCTCCCACTCCTGCCAGATGCCCCTCACTCTACCTCCCCAGGCACAAATTCAGCCAGTACTCTATGGCCCTGGTGGCCTAGCTTGTCATCACCTCAATAACCATGGCCCTTTGAGTCCCAGAGTGGTTTAAAAGAGTACAAATACCTGTCTGGACCATGGTCATGAGGATGATTCTATTGGCCTTGTGGCATCTCATGGCATCAGCAACAGGCCCCGTCCCAATAAAAGCCTTATTCTTAGAGAAAATTACAGGTTTTTAGAAAACACCAAATGACATCATCTTCTCAGTTCTCCCTCCACTTTTACTCCCTCCCACACAGTCATAGTGGCAGAAGCAGAGGTTTCTGATGCTGATCTTGTTTGCAGAACCTCTTAAACAGACAGTGCCCTGCTCCTTTGTATACACCGAAACTTCCCTCGCTGTGTTTACGTGTGCGACAGAGAAAGCCTACTTCCCCTCCCCTATCTACTCTGCTCCTTGCTTCTGGGGATGGAGGGATCTATCATGAGCCCCAAGCCCTGATGCCTCCAGACTGGAGCAACATTTTCTCCTTTACCTAGGAACAGGTGTAAAGAAAGGACAGCAGTGTGCAGGCTTCGAGCCTTTGGTCTGGAGAAAAGGATGCCAGATTCCAAAGGACAATGGGGCCCCAGCATAGCATACCTATAGCCTCCATGCCCTCTGGCTCCCGGCTTCGCAGATGGGGTGGACTGGGTCATCTAACACTTGTTTAGCACCCAAGATGGCATTTTCTTTCCCAAGGAAAGTGGCTCCTTACTCAAAGTGAGCCTTTTCAGGCCTCTTGTGGGTGATGACAAGCACCTTCACGTGGTGGCCTTCATGAGGATGCACTCCTTGTGGACACTCATTTGATTGTCTTATTGAAAAGCTGAAACCTCTTATTTCTTTGCcaaacagaaaaatgttaaaataacacTATCAGATTTGCttggatggggggatggatttAAATTTGGAGAGTGAAGAGAGCTCATTGCAATTAATTTCACCTAGATTCAAGGGATGTTCCCAGTGTAGCCTCAGAAAACTGCCAGGAAAGTCTTGAAGAGCTCAGAGGAGACCTGGAAAGACCCTGCAtgatgaaagagaagagagcacagacaccTAGACTCACCCCAGTGGCCAGATCAGCCTTATGGGTAGCAGTTCTGTTCATTTCAttctcaaacatttattgactactAGATTCTGTCGGGCAGCCCTCCTTGTGAAGCACACACAACTATCCTGTAGGAAGTGAATTTAAGTCAATATCAGCTCCTCTTACTGAAGTCCAGGTGTGAACGGGGTGAATAAGATGGGAAAATTCTTCAAGGTTACAGTCTGTGTCATTATCTCCCCATCCAAAACTGGCCACAGTCAGAGGCAACTTTCCATTCTCATCCGCAGGTCAACCTCCTGGACATGGAAATTGCAGTAGTTAGCCTGCCACAGGCTACAAAACCATCAGTTTGTAAGAGGGCTGCCCCCAGAGCATCCTAAATCAATGTGTGCTGGTCCCAGTTGGAAAACTTGTAGAAAGGCAACTCTGCCCTctcagagatttctttttttttttttttttaagcccctcACTGGGGTAAAAAGATGCATTCCTGCAATGAGAACACAAGCCTCTTTCTCCTCCATCcttagatattttaaagatttcatttcctGCTTAAACCACTGCATCTTATGCTACTGGCCAAATATCAAAAGACAAGGGCACTGCCTTGATCTGCCTGCAGCTTTATTTCTTTGCCTGCCTGGTTCTGTCTGCCTTACTTGACTCTCCTGGGCACCATCTGCTTCTTCTCTGTCTGCTGGAAAGGAGTTGTGCCTTCTTGCTCCCCGTACCTTTCCTTGCAGTGGCTGGCAGGACATGGCTGGTATGTACTGGAGCCAAAGGTCGGGAGTGCTATTAATGGCAGCTCCTGAGGGCAGCAGACGGACAACCGTAGGAGATCCCCCTGCACATGGCCAACACCTTGTGTCAAGGGCTAAAAATAGACCAAATTGGAAATGAGCAGGCAGAACCTAAGGGACACCTGCCCTGGCCTGCCTCATCCCATGCAGAACAATATGCAAGCCCAGGTAGGAGATTCCTGTCCCTGCCAATCCCTAACATGAATCACAAGACCCCACAATGCAAACTGAAGTCAGTCAGCTCACCCATGCTCATCCAGGAAGGACTACTCCTAAAATCCATCCTTAAACCAAGGAGGaccaaaaaataatttcctttgggTATAGTGCCAATTGGTAACCCAGTGAACATCCCTCTAGAAGTAGCCTTCAGCCATATGTCATGGTGGATATGGACAACTGGTCACCTATTAAATGACTCCCTTGGTCTGTTTCTCTATCCCCAACATAGTCCTGGCTGGGGTCGTCAGACCACAGTGGGGTTAGGAGATTTGTTTTAGCTGTAGACCTCCTAGAAGCTTTTCTTTAGACCCAGAATGATCAGGAAATATCACAGGCTGATTCAGGGTCCCCACTGTGATCATGGATAACTCACTTTACCTCTCGGtgccttggtttctccatctgtaaagtggagagagagaaggccaacctcttctttctctcctgctcagGGATGCTGTGAGGATTCAGTCATTATTGCCTGTAGCAAAGGCATCATATAAGGAATAGTGGTGAACTCGTTACTTGGAAAATGGAACCACAGGATCGTATGTTCTCCAGGTGCAGTGGCACCTGGAAGCCCACAGGATGAGCAGTACAGTTGGACAGGGAGAAGTCTCACACACCTATAGTTCTTAGATACTTCACAGCACTGTGAACCCAGCACAATGGTACTCTGGTCTGATGACCGGGTGTCACCTAGCTCAAGCCAGCCACTTGTAATCCTAAACCAAATGtactaatattaatttttcctaatGTATCAGAGAATATATGGAGGGATCAATTTGAAAACTGATACTTACTGAGCTTTGGGCAGACAAGAGAATGGGTGCATGGGGAGCATTTGGATGGTTTTTAAGGTGGGCGAAAGCTCTTCAGGAACTATCCCTCACTTTTGTTCTTTCGCACAATCTTTTTCAACCTTGAGGCTCGCATCATCAAATGGGCTCAtcttctctttgcctctttgcagagtaaagaaacaaaactttgtttttttaaaaaacatccatCAGCCAAAACGTGGGTCCCAATTGTGGGTTTTAATCATTCCCTGGTGTGCTTTGAGTGGAGCCTACAGGCAAAGATTCAGAGACAAACAGGGGCTGGGGAATATCACAGTGATTTTTATCCAAATCAGggtatttttttcctcaacattTGAATTGGAAAATTTagttgagtttctttttctttccttttttcttttttttttctttttactatggTTTGACTGTTATCAATTCAACTACCAAGATACCCTTTGAGCAAGAAAACAGACCCATGTTAAGAACCTTTATGTTCTTCTTAGGACTAAACTAGAGTGAGGGCAGGTGGGAGCAGTGGAGAATGACACTAGTACTCCAGGAGGACCAGCTGCAACACTGATTTTCTATTGGCTCTGAGAACCTTCTTGGAGAGGAAAATTCTAGAAGCTTTACCTGTTCTGGATCAGTCAAcctggctctggctctggcttTTTCCTTGGAGTTCAGGTGTTTTTGATGTAAAAATTctatccccccccaaaaaaggcacCTTCTGAGACTGTCCCAAAGGAACAAAGAGTTCACCCAGGCAGGTTCTAGTTGTTGCTGAAAAGCCTCCTGCTCTTTGGCTGTGGATCCCTGACAAGAACTCCTTTCCCACCTGCTCTGACTCTGCTCTCTAAGACTAATATTATTGTTTTGACAGCACATGGGACCAGACCATAGTTCGGAATTCAATAATGACTTCTGTTTGATTTTGTATCTGATCATTCTGTGGATAGGCCAAATCCTGCTGGGATTATTTGTTTCCACAAGGTATTTCTGACGGTTTCctgaaggaaggaataaatgagaCCTCAGATTGACTCCCTGTTCTCATCGGCACTCCTTTTTTGACTGGGATGGATGGCAAAGGAATTGTATGGCATTTATGAATGAGAACTTTGAAGATGGACACGTGGaaccacagagaacaaaatgaCTCAGTAGATGGGTAGGAAGAGtgataaagaagagaaaggctTCCAGAAGTatgtggaaagaaaatatttgcaatcatCTAATTGTTACTTCCTACACACTCTGGGATGGAAATAGCAAAGCATATTCTTTTCAAACAGAGGAAATCGATTTTACTGAGTGACATATTTAAGCATTATTGTTTTACTAAAAGGTCAGAGAAAGCATCTCAAGAAAAGAAAGGCACGTTCTCATGAACAGATCATGTCACTAGAAGTAGAAAATCCAGGACTCTATCCTTTTGCGGACCTAGGTCAAGTCACTCTTGGGgccaatttctctttctgtaaaatgggaagagtaTTGCTTACTTACCTCACAGGGGTGTTGTGAGGATAAGGTCATTAATGTCTTGGTAAAGCACTTTGAGGATAAAAAGTATTATGGTTATCAAGTTTGCTTcctatttaaaatccttttaaactTCCATTGAGCACCTGTGGTGTGCAAGGCATCCATGCGAGGTGCCATAGAAGAAGGGGAAGGTGATCTagctcctctcctttttttccaattaatggatatttttaaaagattacaagAGAACAGAATAACAAAGTTATCTCTATGAGGGGTCAAGAAAGATGTTCTCTGTCTTTCCGCACAGAAAGGCtactcttctttccctcccaagTATTTGGGCAAGAAGGAAGGGCTTTAAATCCTTTGGCTTCCATCAGAGAATGCTATTCTGAGAAGCAAACAAATACCGGTTGATTTTCTCCCCTTGGGGGAAAATGAAGGCAAATCTCAGTGAGTGCATCCTGTGACCAGCAGATATGGTTCTATTATTTCGGTCATTCGTCCTGCTCAACTTCAGTTTTCCCATAGACTTCATCTTCTCTCTCCAGACCCAGAGAGCAGTTTGCTTATGCTGTGCTGGAACAATAATAGCTGGATATGTTTTGGTTGCTTTGTGTCCTTGGAGAGTCTGGTATACTGTTGTTTGCTGGAAAGTCTTGGCTTCCAAAGACAAGGGTCTTTActagaaaacaaatcaaaacgcgtgacttgtctttaaaaaaatttttttttcggTCGTGGTGGGGGAAGGAATTCTCAATTGCTTAGCGATcaaaagccttttaaaatttctcatttgtttttccacGTGCAAAGTTCTTCCCTTCCCAAACACACTCAAGGAACCGAGTCTGGACTctcaaatattctaaaatatagcaCATCTCAAATTATTCTTTGAGTGCTGTGCCCAGAGTTCTCTAGTTTCTACAAAAAGCCAAACCACCTACTGAGCTAAGCAGGTTGGAATTCCAGTCCCAAGGCAAAGCTTCCTGGAAGTGGCCCAGAGCTTAGCGTGAGGAATGCTCTTTCGATACTACTAGGGCTGTCTCCCTGGATCCCCAGAAATCTCCATGCCACAGAAAAAAAACATCCTCAGAGCTCAGTGGGGGCTTCCTCTGTTGTTTTAGAACCAGAGTGAAACCGcttgttattttgaaaatgactATATGATGCCAGTctttagggaaagaaaaggattcctttcttttcctttcagaggtcagaagggacaaagagaaagggaaggttaTTTGGTTTGAAAAGACATGGGACTCTGTGGCCCACAGTGGTCCCCTCCACGTTGGACACAGGACTCGGGAAGCCCCATGTGAGTTTGTGCAGGAACCCAAGATAGTAAGGAACCGTTTTCCTTTCAACCCAAGGAAGGGATGTCTTCAGTTTTTGTGCTGCCTGGCCCCAGATCATACTGTGCTTCTCAGCCACTTCTCCACCCCTCTCCAGCCTGTGCCCAAGACAGTCCCACCTCCAGTGTTCATTCCAAAAGGCCTTCCTTCCCTAAGGCAAGTCCCTATAGGCACACTGCTTCAGGCTGGGCTGTTTGTCCAAACTCAACCCCATTAGCTCCCTGACCCCACTGTTGCTGCACGCTTCCACCAAATATGTCATCAACCACACAGGACCTGTCCTTGCAACCCCTGTCTGAGCCATGGCCCTAGCCTCTCCAGGAGTCCAGCCTGCCTGAGGTCAAGG includes the following:
- the XKR6 gene encoding XK-related protein 6 produces the protein MAAKSDGGGVGVGFAQLHNLDEAVGSGGEEDGEPGGGGCGGGGDGSEPGESSSLHICHCCNTSSCYWGCRSACLRSLLGRKPRRSAAAAAADGGDQPLQPPAAAGADHDHPTPATRPEPPPPQVERPWLDCLWIVLALLVFFGDVGTDLWLALDYYRKGDYVFFGLTLFFVLVPSLLVQSLSFRWFVQDYTGGGLGAVEGLSSRGPPMMGAGYGYGAARGGPGVGGTATPGAQRLCRLSVWIWQSVIHLLQMGQVWRYIRTMYLGIQSQRRKEHQRRFYWAMMYEYADVNMLRLLETFLESAPQLVLQLCIMIQKNRAETLPCVSSVTSLMSLAWVLASYHKLLRDSRDDKKSMSYRGAVIQIFWRLFTISSRVISFALFASIFQLYFGIFVVVHWCAMAFWIIHGGTDFCMSKWEEILFNMVVGIVYIFCWFNVKEGRTRYRMFAYYTIVLTENATLTLLWYFYRDPETTDSYAVPALCCVFISFVAGIAMMLLYYGVLHPMGPRVKILASSCCAELLWGIPLPPDVEPMAPQTPGYRGTQVTPTRAVTEQQEDLTADTCLPVFQVRPMGPSIPPGRPYYPEGPLIKIDMPRKRYPAWDAHFVDRRLRRTINILQYVTPTAVGIRYRDGPLLYELLQYESSL